The Candidatus Omnitrophota bacterium sequence TTATTTTAATACCCGAACTCGGTTAAGCGGCCAATAAATAACCTCCGCCTTACCGATCAAAAATTTCTCAGGAACAAATCCCCAAAAGCGACTATCCGCACTTGATGCGCTATTGTCTCCTAAAACATAATAATAGTTTTCTGGAACTTTTATAATTTGATCTTCTGCTCCATAATCACCTCTATTATAATAACGAACATCTCGGATTTCTTTCTCCTCTATTTTCTTCCCATCAATATAAACATCTCCTTTTTTAATCGAAACAACTTCACCAGGAAAAGCAATGAGCCGTTTAATAAAATCTCTTTTAGGATCCTCTGGATATTTAAAAACAATAATGTCTCCTCTTTTCAAATCTCCATAACCAGGAAGACGCTTTTCGGTAAGAGGAAGCATCGGGCCATATTTTAATTTATTGACCAGAATACGATCTCCCTCAATCAATGTCATCCGCATGGAACCTGTTGGAATTTTAAATGCCTGAATAGCAAAAGTACGAATCACCATCGCTAAAATAAACGCAATAACAAGTGATTCGGTCCATTCTCGAATAACAGGAGAGTTTCTTTCAACAAATTTTCCAAATTTTTCAAAACATTCTTTTAATTTCATATTTTTAACACCGCAAGAAAAGCCTCTTGAGGAATTTCAACTTTTCCCACTTGCTTAAGGCGCTTCTTTCCTTCCTTTTGTTTTTCCCACAATTTTCGTTTTCGTGTAATATCACCACCGTAACATTTAGCCGTAACATTCTTACCGACAGATTTCACCTTAGCACTAGAAAGAATACGCCCGCCACATGATGCTTGAATTTTAATTTCAAAAAGCTGTCGAGGAATAAGCTCTTTTAATTTCGAAACAAGATTCAATCCTTTCTCATAAGAGCGATCCTTGTGAACAAGGCAAGAAAAAGCATCGCAAACTTTATCATTTATTAAAATGTCCATCTTTAAAACTTGAGTTACCATGTATCCCTTAAATTCATAATCAATCGACCCATAACCACGTGTCGCTGACTTAACAAGATCATTAAAATCAACAATAACTTCTGACAGCGGAACATCGAAAACAATCTTCATGCGATCAGAAACATACAAACTTTCTTGATAGACCGCTCTTTTCCGCTTTACCATTTCCATGACAGCATCCATTGTCGATACAGGCGTAAAAACTGAAACAGACAAATACGGTTCTTCGATTTGTGCAATCTCAGCTGGGTCAGGAAGCTGCGCCGGACTCTCAATTTCAACGACTTCTTTATTTCTCTTTGTAATTCGATAACTCACGTTCGGCGTCGTTAGAATAAGGTTTAAATCATATTCTCTTTGCAGGCGCTCCTGAACAATCTCCATGTGCAAAAGACCTAAAAATCCACACCTGAACCCATGACCAAATGACAGCGAAGATTCTGGCTCATAAACAAAACTCGGATCATTTAAATTTAGCTTTCCTAATGCCTCACGCAAATTCATAAACTCACCTGGATTCTCTGGGTAAACACCCGCAAAAACAAGAGGCTTTAAATGTCGATATCCTTCTAGTGGTTTTTTGCACGGATTTTCGGGTTCCGTGATCGTGTCACCAACATGCACTTCTTTTGGATCACGAATATTGCAAGTAATATATCCAACTTCCCCGCTTGTGAGCTGTTTTACTTTTTCCGGCTCAGGATTTAAAACACCAATCTCTTCGATTGTAAATTCTTTATCCAAATGCATCATTTTAATGGTCATATTACTTGTTAAAATGCCATTAACAACTCGCACATAAACAATTACCCCTTTATAAATATCATACTTCGAATCAAAAATCAGAGCCTGAAGAGGATCGTCATTCTCACCCTCTGGATGAGGAATAAAATTAACAATTTTTTCTAAGACATCTTTGATTCCTGTGCCCTCTTTAGCAGAAACAAAAATCGTGTCTTCCTCTTTAAAACTAAAAATTTCCTTAAGCTCGTTCTTTACGATATTCATGTCAATATTAGCAATGTCAATTTTATTAACAACTGGAATTATCTCCAGGTTGCTATCAATAGAAAGGTAATAATTCCCAATCGTCTGCGACTCAACTCCTTGCGATGCATCAACAACCAATAAAGCGCCTTCGCATGCGCGCAAAGATTTCTCAACCTCATAAGTAAAATCAACATGGCCCGGGGTATCAATAAGATTTAAAATATACTCTTTACCATCATTAGCTTTATACTTTAAACGCACGGCAGAAGCCTTGATCGTAATACCGCGCTCACGCTCTAAATCCATGTCATCCAAAACTTGATTATGAACTTTACTCTCATCGATCGCACCAGTAAACAACATCAATCGGTCCGCCAAGGTTGACTTGCCGTGATCAATATTCGCGATGATAGAAAAATTACGTATGAGGGTTTTATCCATCTTGCCGAATAACTTCAATTATTTTTTGAACTACTTGTTCTATAGACATATGTGTTGAATCAATCACAATCGCATCTTCGGCTTTTTTGAGAGGGCCTACTTTTCGAGTAAAATCTTTTGTGTCACGCTGCTGAAGATCTTTTTGAATTTCATCAGCTTCGACTTGTTTTCCTTTTTCTCTAAGCTCTTTGATGCGTCTTTGAGCGCGCTCCTGGAAATTTGCATCAAGATAAAATTTCTTCTTTGCGTTAGGGAAAACAACGGTGCCAATATCCCGTCCTTCTGCAACAACATTACTTGCTGCTCCAATTTCACGTTGACGATTCACCATAATCTCACGCACCCCGCCAACAGATGCAATATGAAAAGTATTATTTGTTACCTTAGAACTGCGAATGTCCTCTGTCACATCCTTCCCATCTAGCAACACTTGTAATTTATGATTTTCGTCTGTACACAAATCAATATGTGTTTGTTTTGCAAGCGCAACAAGGGCATCCTCGTCTTCAAGGTTAATGCCTTGATTTAATGCGCTGAGCGTTAACGACCGATACATCGCTCCCGTATCTAAATATGTAAACCCTAATTTCTTAGAAACTTCTTTAGCAATCGTACTTTTTCCGGCGCCAGCTGGGCCATCAATAGTAACGATAATATTATTTTCTACGTTATTATGCAATCCCATCTCTCTTACTCTTTGCTCTTTTAAGCTGTTCTATTAAAACAGTTTCATCTTTGGACGTAATCGCTTTTCGATATCCAGATAAAATTTTGACCACCTCATCTAAAACAGGTAAAACATTCTTTGAATTCTCCATGCAAATATCATTCCAAAGCTGAGGACTAGATCCTGCAATGCGTGTTGTATCTTTCAAGCCCGTTGATCCGTACTCTAAATATTTTCCTGGAACGGCATCAATCATCGCATAGGCCAATAAATGAGGCACATGGCTCGTAAACGCCAAAATATTATCATGCTCATCAGGAGAAACATTCTTGACAAAAGATCCCATTCGCGTCCAAAGCGCTTCTACTTTTTCTTTCGCCTGTTTATTCGTTTTATCAGTTGGCGTAATAATACAAAAACTTTTGTTAAATAAATCAGGATCGCTGAATTCAACACCTTTTTTCTCAGATCCTGCCAAAGGATGCGTTCCAACAAAGAAAGCGTGTGATGGAAGACTTTTTTCAGCAGCTTGAACAATGCTTGTTTTTGTGCTTCCAACATCCATCACAATACATCCCCGCTTTAGATGTTTTCCAATATTTGCTAAAAGTGTAAGAATCGTCTGAACTGGAGTTGCCAAAACAACAAGATCTGCCCCCCGCACCGATTTTACAATATTGCTTGTTGCATTATCCACAATCTTTTTCTTTAGAGCATATCCAAGAGTCGCTTGTCGTCTAGAAACTCCTAATACTTCATGAACAAGATGATTCTTTTTCATAGCCATGCCAATGGATCCACCCAAGAGTCCAATGCCAATAATCGTTACTTTCTTAAACAACAAAGGATTGCGTTGTATATTCATTTTATAAATCTCTCGATACGGCTTTTGATATTTTTCTTAATTCTTTAACTAGATTATCAAAATTTTTAGGTAACAAAGATTGTCCACCATCCGACATTGCTGCTTCTGGCTTTTCATGAACTTCAATCATAAGCCCATCTGCCCCAGCTGCAATAGCCGCTTTTGCTCCGCTGGCAACAAGTCCCCACTTTCCGGTGGCATGACTTGGATCAACAATAATTGGTAAATGAGAAAGCTGTTTAACAACTGCAACAGCATTAATGTCGAGGGTATTGCGCGTATACGTTTCGAAAGTACGGATACCGCGTTCGCATAAAATAACATTAAAATTTCCTTCAGAAAGAATATATTCAGCGCTCATCAGCCATTCTTTAATCGTCGCACTCATCCCGCGCTTAAGCAAAACAGGTTTTCTCGTCATACCGATTTCCTTGAGCAAATTAAAATTCTGCATATTTCGAGCACCAATTTGTAAAATATCAACATACTTAGCAACTAGTTCAACATGACGAGGATCAATCACTTCTGTTACAGTTGCAACACCTGTTTTCTCAGAAGCTTCTTTTAAATATTTTAATCCTTCTTCGCCAAGACCTTGAAAGTCATAAGGAGATGTTCTCGGCTTAAATGCACCACCTCGTAAAATATCAGCACCAGATTTCTTTACTTTCTTTGCAATTGATAGAAGCGATGTTCGACTCTCGACAGAACACGGACCTGCCATTAAAACAACTTTCTTGCCTCCAACCTTTAACCCTTTTTTAATCGTAACCTTAGAATTTACTTTCTTAAATTCTCGCGAAACAAGTCTGTAAGGAGCTAAAACCGGCATAACCTGATCAACGCCAGGAAAGACCTCCAGAGGAGTAACGCGCAAAACATCCTCTGGGCCAATAAAGCCAATAACTGTTCGCTCAACACCACGAGACACATGCGCTTTAAGCCCTAAACTTTTTGTTTTTTCAAGAATATGGTCGATTTGTTTTTCGGTTGCTTCCTTTTTTAAAATAACAATCATAATATCTCCTTTAATGCTTTAATAAAATATTTATTTTCATTTGTCCTTCCAACAGTAACACGGATAAATCCAGCTAACCCCCAAGAGGTCATATCGCGAACAATAATTCCTTTATGCAAAAGTTGCTGGAATATCTTCGTGCTGTCAGATTTGACATTGATCAAAATAAAATTAGTTTCGCTTTTTACAAAAGTTAAGCCCATTTTTGTTATCTGCTGACAAAGATATCTCTTTTCTTTCTTAATTATTTTAAAAACATCAGTATAATATTTTTTGTCCTCAAGAGCTGTCAACGCAGCTGTTTGTGCAATAGAATTAACATTAAACGGCTCGCGTACACGGTTTAAAATGTCAATCAGCTCTTCTGAAGCCACGCCATACCCAATGCGCAGTCCAGCTAAACTATAAAACTTTGAAAATGTTCTTGTAACAATAATATTCTTGTACTGCTTCAAAAGATTAAGTGTGTCTGGATAATCTTTCTTTTCAACAAATTCAAAATACGCCTCATCAAAGAAAACAAGAATATCTTTACGCAATCCCTTAAGAAACATTTCAACTTCTTTTTTAGTCACATATGTTCCTGTTGGATTATCTGGATTCGCAATAAAAATAATCTTTGTTTTCGGCGTAACAGCTTTTTTGATTGCCTTTAAATCATAGCGATGATTTTTTTGCGCAACAGCCTTAATAATCGCACCAGAAATACGAGATGCAATCTGATACATCAAAAATGTTGGCTGTGCGACAATAACTTCGTCGCCACGACCTGCAAAAGCACGTGCCGCCATAATAATAATCTCATCTGATCCGTTTCCAAAAATAAGCTGTTTTTGCGAAACTTTAAATCGTTTGGCTAAAACTTGTCTTAAATAAAAACAGCTTCCATCCGGATAACGATTGAGCATCTTTGACTCTTTAGCAATCTGGGCCAACACTTTTGGCGACGGAGGATAGGGGTTTTCGTTAGACGCCAACTTAAAAACTTTCTCTAACCCTAAGCTCCTTTTAACCTCATCAATGGGTTTTCCAGGCGGATATGGCGTAACTTTAAAAATATTCTTATTTGCGATACTTTTCATTTTTAAATTAAATCTTTTAATTAAAGAGGATATGATCCTAAAATTTTAAGATATTTACACTTTCCTTCTAATTCTTTTAACGCCTTTTGAACTTTCTTGTCCATACAATGACCTTGAAAATCAACAAAGAAATAATAATCCCAGGCTCTTTTTTTCGACGGACGAGATTCAATCTTTGTTAAATTAATCTTATTACGACTAAAAGGTATCAGCATTTCATGTAACGCTCCGACTTTATCCTTAATCGAGAATAAAATTGAAGTTCGATCATCCCCTGTCGGCGAAACATCTTCTTTCCCTATAACCAAAAAACGCGTGATGTTATGTGAAAAATCTTGGATGCCTTTCTTAAGAATCTTTAAATCATAAACTTGCGCGGCTAAAGCAGACGCAATGCACGCAGCTGTCTTTTTTTTAGCTACAATCTGAGCAGCTTTTGTTGTTGACGATGCCTCCACCAATTCTGCCCTTGGAAGGTTGCTTCGAATCCAATTGCGGC is a genomic window containing:
- the lepA gene encoding translation elongation factor 4, translating into MDKTLIRNFSIIANIDHGKSTLADRLMLFTGAIDESKVHNQVLDDMDLERERGITIKASAVRLKYKANDGKEYILNLIDTPGHVDFTYEVEKSLRACEGALLVVDASQGVESQTIGNYYLSIDSNLEIIPVVNKIDIANIDMNIVKNELKEIFSFKEEDTIFVSAKEGTGIKDVLEKIVNFIPHPEGENDDPLQALIFDSKYDIYKGVIVYVRVVNGILTSNMTIKMMHLDKEFTIEEIGVLNPEPEKVKQLTSGEVGYITCNIRDPKEVHVGDTITEPENPCKKPLEGYRHLKPLVFAGVYPENPGEFMNLREALGKLNLNDPSFVYEPESSLSFGHGFRCGFLGLLHMEIVQERLQREYDLNLILTTPNVSYRITKRNKEVVEIESPAQLPDPAEIAQIEEPYLSVSVFTPVSTMDAVMEMVKRKRAVYQESLYVSDRMKIVFDVPLSEVIVDFNDLVKSATRGYGSIDYEFKGYMVTQVLKMDILINDKVCDAFSCLVHKDRSYEKGLNLVSKLKELIPRQLFEIKIQASCGGRILSSAKVKSVGKNVTAKCYGGDITRKRKLWEKQKEGKKRLKQVGKVEIPQEAFLAVLKI
- the hisC gene encoding histidinol-phosphate transaminase, translated to MKSIANKNIFKVTPYPPGKPIDEVKRSLGLEKVFKLASNENPYPPSPKVLAQIAKESKMLNRYPDGSCFYLRQVLAKRFKVSQKQLIFGNGSDEIIIMAARAFAGRGDEVIVAQPTFLMYQIASRISGAIIKAVAQKNHRYDLKAIKKAVTPKTKIIFIANPDNPTGTYVTKKEVEMFLKGLRKDILVFFDEAYFEFVEKKDYPDTLNLLKQYKNIIVTRTFSKFYSLAGLRIGYGVASEELIDILNRVREPFNVNSIAQTAALTALEDKKYYTDVFKIIKKEKRYLCQQITKMGLTFVKSETNFILINVKSDSTKIFQQLLHKGIIVRDMTSWGLAGFIRVTVGRTNENKYFIKALKEIL
- the lepB gene encoding signal peptidase I: MKLKECFEKFGKFVERNSPVIREWTESLVIAFILAMVIRTFAIQAFKIPTGSMRMTLIEGDRILVNKLKYGPMLPLTEKRLPGYGDLKRGDIIVFKYPEDPKRDFIKRLIAFPGEVVSIKKGDVYIDGKKIEEKEIRDVRYYNRGDYGAEDQIIKVPENYYYVLGDNSASSADSRFWGFVPEKFLIGKAEVIYWPLNRVRVLK
- a CDS encoding prephenate dehydrogenase, with amino-acid sequence MNIQRNPLLFKKVTIIGIGLLGGSIGMAMKKNHLVHEVLGVSRRQATLGYALKKKIVDNATSNIVKSVRGADLVVLATPVQTILTLLANIGKHLKRGCIVMDVGSTKTSIVQAAEKSLPSHAFFVGTHPLAGSEKKGVEFSDPDLFNKSFCIITPTDKTNKQAKEKVEALWTRMGSFVKNVSPDEHDNILAFTSHVPHLLAYAMIDAVPGKYLEYGSTGLKDTTRIAGSSPQLWNDICMENSKNVLPVLDEVVKILSGYRKAITSKDETVLIEQLKRAKSKRDGIA
- the aroF gene encoding 3-deoxy-7-phosphoheptulonate synthase produces the protein MIVILKKEATEKQIDHILEKTKSLGLKAHVSRGVERTVIGFIGPEDVLRVTPLEVFPGVDQVMPVLAPYRLVSREFKKVNSKVTIKKGLKVGGKKVVLMAGPCSVESRTSLLSIAKKVKKSGADILRGGAFKPRTSPYDFQGLGEEGLKYLKEASEKTGVATVTEVIDPRHVELVAKYVDILQIGARNMQNFNLLKEIGMTRKPVLLKRGMSATIKEWLMSAEYILSEGNFNVILCERGIRTFETYTRNTLDINAVAVVKQLSHLPIIVDPSHATGKWGLVASGAKAAIAAGADGLMIEVHEKPEAAMSDGGQSLLPKNFDNLVKELRKISKAVSRDL
- the cmk gene encoding (d)CMP kinase, which codes for MGLHNNVENNIIVTIDGPAGAGKSTIAKEVSKKLGFTYLDTGAMYRSLTLSALNQGINLEDEDALVALAKQTHIDLCTDENHKLQVLLDGKDVTEDIRSSKVTNNTFHIASVGGVREIMVNRQREIGAASNVVAEGRDIGTVVFPNAKKKFYLDANFQERAQRRIKELREKGKQVEADEIQKDLQQRDTKDFTRKVGPLKKAEDAIVIDSTHMSIEQVVQKIIEVIRQDG